The DNA sequence TACTTTATAAATATAATTGCTGGAGATAAATATAAAATGCATATAACGTTAAAAGATGTTATTCTAAGCGGCATACAGGGCATCATTTTTTTGATCGTATGGATTTCTTTGTATTTATTATTCTTCAAACCGTTTTCAATAGTTTATAAAAAACGCAGTTCTAAGACTGTAGAAGCTATAGAAGAAGCGAAAGAGCTGAATAAAAAATCAGAAGAGCTTGAATTTATGTTTAGGGAAAAGCTGGATGAGGCTTTAAAAGAAGCTGCAAAAATAAAGAATGAACAGCTGACATTTGCAAATAATCAAATGGATGAAATAATAAAACAAACACATCAAACGGTTCAGGGAAAACTTGAAAAAGTGATCTCTTCTATAGATATAGAGAAAAATGATATAATAAAAAAAATCGGTGCAGATTTAAAAACATTGATCCCGGCGATATCAAACAGGATACTTTTGAAATGAGCATACTCTGGTTTATAGCTTCATCGGTTTTGCTTATACCCTCGATCGCATACGGGGCAGAGGGTAACTTTTTTACCATG is a window from the Deltaproteobacteria bacterium genome containing:
- a CDS encoding ATP synthase F0 subunit B, which codes for MHITLKDVILSGIQGIIFLIVWISLYLLFFKPFSIVYKKRSSKTVEAIEEAKELNKKSEELEFMFREKLDEALKEAAKIKNEQLTFANNQMDEIIKQTHQTVQGKLEKVISSIDIEKNDIIKKIGADLKTLIPAISNRILLK